The DNA sequence gcatttttaaaTGCAGCACTAAAAAGGAAGCCAGTCAAACAGCTCATCCTCAAAAGTATTACAGAGATGGATACTAGAATAAAGGAGAAGTGAAGGATCAGAAAAGATGAACATTTGGAACCAAGCAATTGGATAAATAAGAGTAGCAGTGAGAGGGAAAATATAAGGGAGCAAAGTCAAGTGAGAAGTGTGTTTAAGAGGAGAGAACTGATGAGCTGCATAGGTAAAGCCCTACCTGTTCTCCTACCTGAGGCTGTCAGAGAAGGCCTCAACAGTGTATTTGGAAACACAATAACCACCACCATTGGCTGAGAGGCGGCCCAGGACACTGGAGGTGTTGACCACCCGGCCCCGTGCCTTCTTGAGCAGAGGTAGGAAGGCCAAAGATACCTCAATCACCCCAAAGGTGTTGACAGCCATGACCTTGCGGTAATCCTCCACACTCATCCATTCTGTGGGGCCAATTGGATTGGCCACACCTGCATTGTTCACCAGCCCAAAAAGTCCTGGAAGAAAAGATTGATTGGGTTGGATAGGAATAGCATTGCTAGCAGTGGCATCGCttaggggggtgtgggttgcaccaggtgacatgcacgggggggggggggcaggaggctgacaccactattggccaaaaatttttaaattgcgATCTTTAGGAAAAATACCAGCATGCattattttattaaaagttatgtccaaaaaaccagtggaggtgggaGAATGATGTGttgccacgcccaccacccaggatgTTGCCCTACCCACTACATGGGAGCAGGTCTATCATGAGGGTAAGGTGCTGGCCTCCTGTATCGggtaacacaaaccctagtgacgccactgattagAAGTTGCTTTTGCTTCTCACAAATTGCAGACTTTTTTTCTAAGTTGAAGTGTCTAGTGTTTATTCTTCAGCATCCTCAGGTAATATCttttctcctgcccccccttcaACGTGCTCTAGTGAAGCTTAGACACAGAGCTGTCATTCTTGCACCTTTCCTTGCCAGGACTGTAGAAAAGAGAGATGTTTATGAAGCTGTATTAAGACAGACCACTGGGCTCAGTGGGCTATCCAGCCCTCCTAGTATCTACTGTCCTAGCAGCTGTTAGAATTCGGGGACCTGGGTTCAAGGTATGGACTTAATGCATGGCCTTGGGCAAATCAGTCTGCTTTCCACCTGTAAAACTGACCTACATTGAGATCAGAAACTGTATGGTACGTCAAAAAGACTCCGAACATTAAAAGTAGTAAATATAAGTTGCAAATTGGAACTTTATCTCAATGGAGCCAAGCCACATTTCAGATGTTTTACAACTGTAAAAGCATGATTATGCTCGCAACTGTAATCCTGTCTAGCATATTGTTTTGAAATCAGTTTAGGTGCCCCCTTGCTTTTGCTTTACCATGGATAGAGCTTAGGTATTTTCAATAGTCCCTGCCAAAACTGGCTGGAAAGCATCCTCAGCCAGGGCTTTGCATCCTCTTATTCTAAGGGTTAAAATTATGTGCCATGGCAATCCCTAATTTTGCAAACAAAACCAGATTTTATAACCTGTACAGATTAAGCTAATCATAGCGTGCAGTTATAATTAAGCAAGTGAATCTGTTGAAGTTATTTGTTGAATTGACGTTTTAAAAATGATTTCGCACAATTTACTCTTGCTCTGTTAGTAACTGGAAGggacattacataagaacataagaacagccccactggatcaggccataggcccatctagtccagcttcctgtatctcacagtggcccaccaaatgccccagggagcacaccaggtaacaagagacctcatcctggtgccctcccctgcatctggcattctgacataacccatttctaaaatcaggaggttgcgcatacacatcatggcttgtactccagaaactcgtccaatccccttttaaaggcgtcttggctagacgccagcaccacatcctgtggcaaggagttccacagaccaaccacacgctgagtaaagaaatattttcttttgtctgtcctaacccacccaacactcaatttcagtggatgtcccctggttctggtattatgtgagagtgtaaagagcatctccctatccactctgtccatcccctgcataattttgtatgtctcaatcatgtcccccctcaagcgtctcttttctaggctgaagaggcccaaacgccgtagcctttcctcataaggaaggtgccccagccccgtaatcatcttagtcgctctcttttgcaccttttccatttccactatgtcttttttgagatgcggcgaccagaactggacacaatactccaggtgtggccttaccatagatttgtacaacggcattataatactagccgttttgttctcaatacccttcctaataatcccaagcatagaattggccttcttcactgccgccgcacattgggtcaacactttcatcgacctgtccaccaccatcccaagatctttctcctgatctgtcacagacagctcagaacccaacagcctatatctaaagttttgattttttgccccaatgtgcatgactttacacttactgacattgaagtaaGTGTAACATTGAAGTAGTGGGACATTGAAGTCCCACTACTGACAGGAAATGCAGCATTAGACTTTGGTACAGatccccccctcccacagctaTTAAACTCTCTTTGTGACCATTCAGTAAAATGAAGCAGGGCAACCACGCTGGTTCCCCATCAGGGTGCGGCAAGGAACAAGGTGGTGGTGGCCTCCTACCAACTCTTGTGCTACTTTGGCCACCAATGGTGCTGGGGCAGCTCGTAGGGAGTGCTGCAGTTCTGTTCTGAAGGCTCTGCTCTAGCAATTGGACTAGAATTGCTCATCTCTCCCTTGCTGctactgcctcctccttcctcaacCACAGTCTTGCTCCTACTTTAAAACAGGCTGGGTAGGTGGATGCTGAAAGCAGGAGAATCCTCTCCCATGTCTCGCGTTGTCTCCTACCCATTCATTGTGAAGAAGCAGCCAGAGCTAAGAGCCACGTAGGTTGTTATGAGCACCTTAGAAATAAAAATGTGTGAAAAAAACGTAAACAAGAAAACAtctccaacccacccaccccttctaAAATTAACCAACTAGTGGCCCTACTTTCAGACATATTTTCCCAGCCATGAGGAGTAGAAAATTgagttattttttaaatgaaagatcaGGTTCCAGGAAGCAGGATTCATCTGGTATGGTGCCCTCATACCAGATGCTTTTGCAGATTTGTATTATAGATCCCCCCAATCTTAGTTCCAGTTTCTGTTTTCTCCCTGATCCTTGCTGACTGAGACTCACCTTTTTCACCCACTTCAGCTGTCACCCACTCCACTGCTTTGAGGATGCTCTCAGAGTTGGTGACATCAAGCAAGGCAGTGCGCAGATTTGGTGAACTGGAGCGCTGCAAATTATCAGCCCCTTTCTGAGTCAAGCAGCCCGCCAGCACTCGGAAGCCCTTCTTGTCAAGCTGCTTGGCCAGCATGTTTCCAAAGCCTGTGTCACAGCCCGTGATGAAAACATACTTATCCCTGAAGGAGCTCAAAGTCTGTCGGTCACGGAAGAACCAAACGACAGCCCAGAGGAAACTGAAGAGCAGCAAGCAGCACCACATAGCAGAGTGTCTCTGAAGGCCTGCAGAGATAGGAGACCTAACGCAAGGATCTAGCAACTGAAACACAGGACCCATCTCTCCAAATCGCATGTGCTGTGTTCTAAACCATTAACTTTCTGGAtgtaaaatgccttttaaaacgCTGATCTAATCTACTGATCTCTAGCAGTAATGTTAATTCCTCAGAGGCTATCCTTTATTATGTACTGTACCTTGAGATGATGAGGACTATTCAGAAATATGCCCATACCCAACTCGAGCTGTGGCCACACTTGCACGTCAGAGTCTCAGCACATTTTAACTCATTTCAGGGATTTTCAGAGAGGTTCCCCCcgccttatatttagcaggagaaaaTAACTGTCTCTCTTTGCCCCAGCCCAGTGTATCttaggggtgcccaagccctggcccaggggccatttgcggcccttgaggactcccaatcaggcccgtggAGAGCCCTTGATcgccaatgaacctctggccctccagagacttgctggagcctgtgctggcccgacacaactgctctcagcgtgagggcgactgttcaacctcttgcatgagctgtgggatgagggctcccttcactgcttgctgtttcacatctgtgatgcagtagcggaagcaaaggaaaggccagccttgctttgtgcaaagccttgagctattgc is a window from the Tiliqua scincoides isolate rTilSci1 chromosome 2, rTilSci1.hap2, whole genome shotgun sequence genome containing:
- the RDH5 gene encoding retinol dehydrogenase 5, whose translation is MWCCLLLFSFLWAVVWFFRDRQTLSSFRDKYVFITGCDTGFGNMLAKQLDKKGFRVLAGCLTQKGADNLQRSSSPNLRTALLDVTNSESILKAVEWVTAEVGEKGLFGLVNNAGVANPIGPTEWMSVEDYRKVMAVNTFGVIEVSLAFLPLLKKARGRVVNTSSVLGRLSANGGGYCVSKYTVEAFSDSLRRDMHHFGVKVCIVEPGFFKTAVTNLDSIEASLQQLWDRLSPEARQSYGEDFFPKYLKVQKFIMNLICDSDLSKVTNCMEHALQAKYPRSRYSAGWDAKFVWLPASYLPAFIVDIALAIILPKPAHSAR